A window from Thunnus albacares chromosome 19, fThuAlb1.1, whole genome shotgun sequence encodes these proteins:
- the bet1 gene encoding BET1 homolog, protein MRRAGLGEGGSGNYVASGYSVYEEENEHLQEGLRAKVNALKSLSIDIGTEVKYQNKMLDDMDSDFDSTGGLLGATIGRVKQLSRGSQTKLLCYMLLFCFFVFFVLYWFIKLR, encoded by the exons ATGAGGCGCGCCGGTTTGG GTGAAGGAGGCTCTGGGAATTATGTAGCAAGTGGATACAGTGTGtatgaggaggaaaatgaaCACCTGCAGGAGGGACTGAGAGCCAAAGTCAACGCTTTGAAAAGT CTGTCTATCGACATAGGAACAGAAGTCAAATACCAGAATAAGATGCTGGATGATATG GACTCAGACTTTGACTCAACAGGCGGCCTGCTTGGCGCCACCATCGGCAGAGTGAAACAGCTGTCAAGAGGCAGTCAGACCAAACTGCTGTGCTACATGCTGCTCTTCTgcttttttgtgttctttgtccTGTATTGGTTCATCAAGCTGAGGTGA